In the genome of Ktedonobacteraceae bacterium, one region contains:
- a CDS encoding FtsW/RodA/SpoVE family cell cycle protein, protein MASIGQSSGIGQRVRRYRWKELGLFIIPFMILLLEIIQLPLAQFYEQKISTSPQPIPFTRDILPTISQLLPILGLIALLLLVNIILSFTFPRADQMLLPLVGLLSGLGVLMVTRLGDSPTIGDPTLGTRQLLWVLLGLVICVGTLAIVRNMHWLERFKYTWAAFGIALVAATLVNALRVKNLDSPTHDQLNFGPFNLQPSELLKIFIVIFFAAYLSENQDVLARGNLKIGPLHLPPLRQLGPLALMLGIALLLFLGVRELGLALLIYGIFLCMIYLGTNKVSWVVVSLGIFLVLGLIGYALFSYVRLRFAAVAIDPVNWQNWSQATQEFARGGAAQIVQGIIALSSGGILGAGFGLGHPVLVPVVQSDMIFTALGEEYGLAGLFAIIGIYLLILYRGFRIAMEANDSFSQLLAAGLTSIFAVQTVVIIAGNMKLLPLTGLPLPFVSYGGSSIIANYIIIGILLRISDTTAKEQEGLV, encoded by the coding sequence ATGGCGAGTATTGGTCAATCTTCGGGTATAGGGCAGAGGGTGAGACGCTACCGGTGGAAAGAGCTGGGGTTATTCATTATTCCTTTTATGATTTTGCTGCTGGAAATCATCCAACTGCCACTGGCGCAGTTCTATGAACAGAAGATCAGCACAAGCCCGCAGCCAATTCCTTTCACCAGAGATATTCTGCCGACGATTTCCCAATTGCTCCCGATACTGGGTCTGATTGCACTACTGCTGCTGGTGAATATTATTTTGAGTTTCACTTTTCCGCGCGCCGATCAGATGCTGCTGCCGCTGGTGGGGCTGCTGAGCGGATTGGGAGTGCTGATGGTGACACGATTAGGGGATTCGCCGACAATTGGGGATCCAACGTTAGGCACGAGACAGCTGTTGTGGGTACTGCTGGGGCTGGTGATATGTGTAGGGACGCTGGCAATTGTGCGCAATATGCACTGGCTCGAACGCTTTAAGTATACCTGGGCGGCGTTTGGCATTGCGCTGGTGGCGGCCACGCTGGTGAACGCGCTACGGGTGAAGAACCTGGATAGCCCGACACATGACCAGTTGAACTTCGGGCCGTTCAATCTGCAACCGTCTGAGTTGCTGAAAATCTTCATCGTGATATTCTTCGCCGCGTATCTGAGTGAGAACCAGGACGTGCTGGCGAGAGGAAATCTGAAAATCGGCCCATTGCACTTGCCGCCATTGCGCCAGCTTGGGCCGCTGGCACTGATGCTGGGTATCGCGCTGCTGCTGTTTTTAGGTGTTCGCGAGTTGGGCCTGGCGCTGCTGATTTATGGTATTTTCCTGTGTATGATCTACCTGGGTACGAACAAAGTATCGTGGGTGGTGGTAAGTCTGGGAATCTTCCTGGTATTGGGTCTGATCGGCTACGCGCTGTTCAGCTATGTGCGGCTGCGCTTCGCGGCGGTGGCGATTGATCCTGTGAACTGGCAAAACTGGTCGCAGGCGACGCAGGAATTCGCGCGCGGGGGTGCGGCGCAAATTGTGCAGGGGATTATTGCGCTGTCGAGTGGAGGCATTCTGGGAGCTGGTTTCGGGCTGGGGCACCCCGTGCTGGTGCCTGTGGTGCAATCGGATATGATCTTCACAGCACTCGGCGAGGAATATGGGCTGGCCGGGCTATTTGCCATTATCGGTATCTACCTGCTGATTTTGTACCGGGGATTCCGCATCGCAATGGAGGCGAACGATTCATTCTCGCAGCTATTAGCGGCAGGATTGACATCAATCTTCGCGGTACAGACGGTGGTGATCATCGCGGGCAATATGAAATTGCTGCCGCTGACGGGCCTGCCGCTGCCGTTTGTGAGCTATGGTGGAAGCTCAATTATCGCGAACTACATCATTATCGGCATTTTACTACGTATCTCGGACACGACGGCAAAAGAGCAGGAAGGACTTGTGTGA
- a CDS encoding FHA domain-containing protein — translation MTLDVFLLILRLLFIVLLYLFLMQVVIVITRDLRKTEKKGEMIGKPAPVAGHLIVIDSGPSNLSPGTTFPLRPQTTIGRGPTNTVVLPYNFISSEHARMWQYNNVWYIEDAGSTNGTYLNDAPAREALPAKPGDVVQIGFIRFKLAP, via the coding sequence ATGACACTGGATGTCTTTTTACTGATCTTGCGTTTATTGTTTATTGTGTTACTCTACCTCTTTTTGATGCAGGTGGTAATTGTTATTACCCGTGATTTGCGCAAGACGGAGAAAAAGGGCGAGATGATCGGCAAACCGGCGCCTGTGGCGGGTCACCTGATTGTGATCGATAGCGGGCCGAGCAATCTCTCACCGGGTACGACGTTCCCACTTCGCCCTCAAACGACGATTGGGCGAGGGCCGACGAATACGGTTGTGCTACCGTACAATTTCATATCGAGCGAACATGCGCGCATGTGGCAATATAATAACGTCTGGTATATTGAGGATGCCGGCAGCACCAACGGAACCTACCTGAATGATGCGCCGGCGCGAGAGGCTCTGCCGGCCAAGCCCGGTGATGTCGTGCAAATCGGTTTTATTCGTTTCAAACTGGCACCATAA